A window of Daucus carota subsp. sativus chromosome 2, DH1 v3.0, whole genome shotgun sequence genomic DNA:
ACATCAGCAGAACTTCACACAAATAATTGCAGAATTCAAAGTTTCTGAATAATCTAAATGACATGCATCttaaatctttataatttacaaatatacagATTAAGCTCGAATTTTTCCTGCACATATTTAAGATtgatttccaaaaatatgaagAGAGTTTTGCACTTATGGAACTTTGTGTTTATTTTCCACGAAATATATTCACAAGTAATGAATTCAATCATATAGGTCCATAAGAGTAAAAGAGATCACCATTTTTGTCAAGCTTGTTTACGCCTCTTCCTGACGCATATACCAGTGCCTTCTGCTTCTTCTGTGTCTGAGTCCTCAACCACATTGACAATCTGAAATGTTGTGGTGCTTTGAAGAGTTGGCATATCATTCGAAGGCTCTTCAGGCAGTACTTTCTCCTTCACTACTGGACCTTGTGATGGCGGAGATTGTCGTGAAGGTGCGTCATATTGCTTTCGAGTCTTCTCAGCAACATATTCTCTGCGTCACTTGAGAATGTCAAATAAAGTAGTGCTGGTGGTTTAACATCATCTAGTTTAACTAAATAGGGAATCTAtccaatgtatatatatgatcaagtttatGTCTAACTATAGAAGGCAAGATAGATTAGAACATTTGCCAATGAAAAAGAGAGAATACcctaaaaatatttcataacaaATAACTTCAACACTGAGCTCATTCAAATTTCTATGAGTTTTCAGATCACCctaaaaaaatgtttgttttgaTAAATGTGTAATATGGCCGCTATGCCAGTGTAAAGCCATCTGACaccaaattttgaaaatcaaacattttatattaatttttgttagaGTACCACACATACAGAACCAGACATCTGTATAATATATCCTAATATATATGAGATCCtaatatatatgagagaaaggaatgaaatgactaaatataaatgcaaataatagatttaagagggaagttttgaaaaaaattagtgAGAATTGCTATCGtaagatttgaaaaaaaattgtatagcaGGTAATGAAGCATTCCTTCATATATAAATTGAGAAGGTGTGATCTCTAGTATAAGATGTCAAGAATGAGGACGGAACGAATATAAACAATTGTCCATTACATATAGTTCGAATTTCATTCCAAtcctttcaaattcattcaccccaaTCAAATACAACAATAATTTCCATCCATCAATTTAAGCATACTCGAGCTCTTAATACTACAAGCAGAAGATGAATAAGCTGATGATGTGATAACAATAGGAAGTTCCTCTCAAACCAAAACTTTTGACACtatttaaaagatataactACGTAACCGAACATCTCCATAATTGTTTCCCTCATTTGAGCGTATTTGagatcttatgttgtgtttggatgGGGTGAATGCATTTAGAATAAATGCAATTAAATTTGAACTATGTTAAAGTatgttcataaattttattgatcCCTCCATTTCATTTCTTAAACCATATATTTAGAGAAGACACTATAAAAATCTATGCTCAATTTCCTCCTATACTAAATTTTTTCCTCAATCTCACTAtatcaattttgcactcactaaatttttttcaaattccctTTTACatctattattttcatttatttaatcATTCGAATACATTCTGTTTCATTCTTCCTAACGAAACACAATATTAGTAATATGACATATAGGTAATAGAAAGTTCACCTCAAACTAAAACCAGCTACATCATCTCTTCCTTTTGGCGTTTTACCAGAACTATGCTCCACAGAATTTTCATTTGGCTTTATACCAGCCCCATCCTCTCCAGGTTTTGCGAATTGCCGAGAGTCATTCCTACACACAtgttttgttttcaattttttctcgGCATATATGTGCATTCTAATTGCTACATTAACTTAATTATAAGATCATGAACCAAGCTGAGCTTGTGCCAAGTCAACACAGATGCACATTGCACTCAAATTTGAAAGAAGAAGCAAGTACTTAAGTTTAATTGGTAACCTGCTTGGTAGATTATTATGACGGTTTCCACCAACTTGCTTCATTTGGTAACCGCTAAAATCGATGAAGATGGAGTTGATCTTTGTGGGCACCACTGTATTTTGGGGGTTATTCTTCTCCATGCTACACAACCCTGCACATCAGGCATATGTCTAAGAAATACCGGATAAATAAATAGTACTCGTCCCAACTGTTtcctaaaaaatatcaatttcaaatttttatattacaaaacttatcaaaaaagagtaatctttataatataacaaaataatattttttatctcaaatcttgtcccccgttattttattaaatgacaTGGAACTGATTTTAATTAGGTGGTTTATGTGCATATAGGTAATTAGGTGGGTAAGTGGAACTAATCAATCACTGCAAACTAGCATTTGGGAAAAGTACTTGGGAACAATTTTTGGGTACCTAGTAATCTCCATAACTGCACGCACTTACATCCATCATATTTAGTTTATGCAATACATATCAAATGGACTCTTCACTTTACTCATTTTGCATCCACCATATGTAGTTTATGAACTAAATATCATATTGTCTCATCACTATACTCATTTTTCTTACTTTCATCCCTTATTTTACTTATGTTCTTAATTTCCAAGTCCcatccatatataaatatttagatgagatgaagaaaatagttggtcaaaatcatctcaaattcatttatatgGAATCATATATATCTACTATGCTCACACCACATGCTAACACGTAGATagtggatttaatataattaataacatcaCATGTGAAAAGAAGCTAGCTAGAGTTTAACACCATATATTATGATAACCAACATAATTTTGTGATCAAATAAGTGCGAACATAAAGTTAAAATGACCATAGATTTTGAATAAGAAGAGAGGAGAAAACTTCTTCTTTCTTAGGAAGGAATCATTTTAAGTATTTgcctaaagattttttttttctcggaGCTATATTTCCCCGCCTAGTTATGGTCATTGAATAAATGAAACTTTGACAAATAACTAATAGATTTCCTTTCTTCCAGTTATTTGTTTTCCCTTTTCTAGTTTATTAATAACAAAGCTTTTTTCCAATGTATAAACTAAAGATTCCAATGACTTTGGCTACTATAAACTCCCCGaccactatttttattttttcgagACATTTCACTTCGAAATAAGAAATTCGATCTATTTTCAAGCAACAAACTATAATGGGAAAATTCCAATTATGcaatttatacaattttttatttccaTTTTTTAGGGCTCTAGGGCTATACGGACTCGAACCGTAGACTTTCTCGGTAAAATGGATCAAACTATTTATTAGGAAAAGAAGTAGAGATCTGCTGCTTACTGCTCAcggaaatttttattcataattctatttataaatataagacGGTTGTTCGCACTCGTAAGTACTCCTCCGTATCTAAGGCCACTTGAAAACCATGTTCCACACTAGAAAGGGGTTGCGAAGCAACTCTTTCCTTATATCATACCTCTGGTCAAATTTGAATCTAGCCAAAGTGTGGCGAGCATCTTGGTTGACATCCGATCCAACCTAGTAGTAAGCAATATGCCAAAAACAACACATAGCTTCAGCCGCTCTTTTTCGCCCTTTCTTCGCTCTGTACAGGAGCGCTAGTAGACACGCGGAGGGAGCAGACGGAGATCGATTGATCAATATGAATCACGGGAGTGGATGGTTCATCGCCGCCTCCTTGTTCAGGAGGCTCTTTGCACGACAGTTGTAACCACTGCCCCGTTGTCTCCCACATGGACCccgtaaaattgaattttattccaaaaaatgaAATAGGGAATGATTACTggttaacaaaaaatatgacctaactaataatattgaggATGTCTTAGGGATTCCGGAAAAGAATATGACCTAACTAGTTATATTGAGGATGTCTTGGGAATTTAGGGAATCCCAATATATAACACTGTTGGAGCAGCATTTTATGTCAATAGGAGCTCATTTAGATAAAtttttggacttgctcttaggttGAAAGCATAACTCGTAATTTGTTGAAGTAATAATCTATGAGTATGTTCACAATTTTTTAGATATTAGATTATAGAAGGGAGTTGTTTTAGAAAGAAGGTCATATCCGTAAGATTCATTCTTCTTTGATGGATCACGTGTGCCTATCTCTCTAGTAAATTTGTGTTATAtactaaattatgaaattacaagaaataaataaattgtgagaatacaAGGAATAAGAGGGAACAAAGTTTTGAGATCATAACCAAAGAGTGCTCACATACACACTTTTTCCAAATCTAAGATGTTAAAAGAAAAGTctattatgataatattttatatcaacAACATGCATCAACCCAACCCATAAAAAAGTAACTTTAATTCTACTTAGAGCGAATATATTAATCTTGGTTCAAACCTTACTGtactaaaaaaaatgagatttaaaatatttagcatTTTAGATTGGAAAGATAACTAGTACATCAAATTAGTAAGACGGGTGACCTTTTTAGAGTACAATCAACTCTTACCATAATCTTTTCAATTAAGTTCGTTTTATATTCATTTACAATATTATTAATCTGATCTGAAACACATCAAATTAGGATAGATGAGTATATCAATCTTAACATCAGAGATATTGCTGATTAAAATGACTTAATTTAATAGAGTATTCAAGCTGATATAAATTGAATGATATGTTAGATCTCAGATGCTCACGGGTCTCATAAGAAAACATGAACCTCacacaaaattatcaaatatataaattcaatgaTATACTATTATTAGATGATGAATACCTGTCAATGTATAGCAGTATAGCAGAAGATTAATCTCCTTTCAAGCAATCAATTAAATGCAGCAGCGAAATGAAGAGGCAGAAGCTTGCGATTTTTGTATAAAGTTGAAAGATTGTGGTTGCTAGACACTAATTAGGGTTATCTTTCTTCTTATATCtagtgattattattattagcatCCTAATGGGCCTCCTATACTTCATGTAGACAAAATAGTTAACTAAAAGCCCACCTAACAGCCCACCTagctcaaaatattataaataattcattaaatataGGTTCTTTAACCAAACTTAAACTATCCAAGTAAAATATGGCCCCTCGATTAAATAATTCaaagatcaaatatttatattgtgcaAATTCTTAGCTtgagaaatttattgataaattatgttaagatatatagttaaactagtttgtaatctgattttaaaatttaggatacAATTAGTATATATTTCTTGTGCTAGTTATTTTTAATTGTCAAAAGGAAAGCATATTAActttaaattaagattttcttttatgCCGGACAAATTACTaccttttttcaaaattattacccTATAATTAGTTTGTGGTATATCTCTCAAGAATATACATAAGGATTTTATCAAATGTTTATTCCTATATTGGAAAAACCCTTGCTACAATGATAatgtataatattatgaaaaaatttTGTTACTATAATAACACTTGATATATGATTTGTTGCAAGTAATGTCTAacatgataataatttatttgtcaGTGTGACTCCTTAAGATcaattatttgtgtttattttaaatgcaaaatatacTATATAGTGAAGTCCGTAAAAGGATTTGCAATACACTACTAGTGTATTTTTTCATCACACAAAAATAAAGCTCCACTAATGAATTTTTTGAAGAAGATCATTTCTTGATCATGTCTCAAGATTCAATACTAAAGCTTGGAgtgaataaattttgtgaagtgaaaaatattttacataagttATAGACAAGTAACAGATGCACTACATATGTTCTTTTGGTTGGTGAGTGTATTAATATCTCTAAGTGAGCTTTTCACGACAATGCTAAATTAATTGAcgacatataatattttaaatttttatgcttCTAGAGATTTTGATGATGTTATAGAAACGGTCATTTGTTCCTAACTTTAGACCGAATGTCAACCAGTTgtccaaatcttttattaagcTTTTTAACTGATTTCCGAGTCTTCAACGGACAACCCTCATTCGTTGGTGGATTATCCATCAACGGATGATCATCATCCGTTGATTCATCAGctttttcttcaaagatttCTCTATCTTTGTTCCAGGCTTTCTTCCTCGTTTTTTCTTAGATTTGAGTACTATGCATACGGTCAATGACATTGATGGTATCCTTTCACTTTGCAATAATTTTTTGCTCCCTTTCCAACGGCTTCTTAAGAATTTGTTCTTTATAAAACACAACCACTATCTCTTTCCTTGATATATTAGTATcccttttgattttcttaagcTGAAGTTATTCAGAGTCTAGTGTAGCATTTCTCTCAACCAATAAATCATTAGCGCCATTCATTTTAGCAATTTCTTTTGTTAATGATTTAGAGAAactataagattttatatttcatttgacATGTCATCAATAATTTGCTAGTATTCAATATTAGAAAGTTCAGAAGTGTTAGTGGTTTTTAACTGTCAACTGCTTATAGGTTTGGCTTCTGATTCATCTCTTTAGCCATCAAGGCAATATTCACAAGAAGATCATCACCTAAATCATCTCGATCAGCTGCCCAGACTTTCTCCGTAGTGTTGATTGCTCTTTTCTTTTGCTTTAGGAGCTTAaagtatttctttttataatcaatattttCAGTTGAGGAGCTTTTCCTTTTATCGATGGGTTCTATGCACTGATTAGAGAATTGACCAAGTAGACCACAGttgtaacatttaaattttgatctgtcaaccAAGTTTGATAATTTTGGATGACTACTCCTTCTAAATGGTTTATTGGTTATAAAGTTTCTCTTGAACTTGAGCTTTGGAGAATTTTATAACCCAAACACATCTAGTGATCTAGCCTCCGTGTATATATTCTTGAATCGATTCAattttatgtctttattcttgAATCGATTTTTGGCTATTGTTTCTTTGCGTGCCACTGCCAATTGGGAGATTTCATACTTGTGTTATGACTTGTGTGTATTTCAGATTTGTGTGTATTTATGTTACATACTTGTGTATAGTTGTATACACGTTGTTGTATACCTATCAAATAAAAATCCCAACAAATCCTCCTAACAATGTAGCGGGGCAAGTCGGAGTCAATCCCACATAGACAAATGTGTTAAACACTAGTTATTTCTTGATTAATTCAACTAAGCAAAgaacacaataatattttagagattaattaaactaattatactAAAGCGGATAAGGATTTTATCAGATAATTAAAAACATCTAGAATTAAGTTTCCCCACTAGCAAGAATCAATGCAATTACGATTCCCTACCCcaaattaatgaaatatattactcaagaggaaagatgcgccctataaaataccaataacctcttccgagtattaatggcttctctaaaaatacaatgaagcctatttccatggtatcacgcaaattagagacattaaacacaacATCTTGATTTCCTAACAATCCGTTCTACCTATTGTCATGGAGAATTTCATGTctttattggataaatcacaaccatctaaatccaacttccgatggtaaTTAGATATTGGTTCAAACAATACACATAATCATGCCCGACTTGTAATTGTTAattagcacaactcaataagcaaattaaataatctatttGGGGTTGGgggaatcatgcatctatcaTAGTTAGGGTTCAACTTAACCCTGGATTATAGATCTCCTCACTCATGattaaactaacaaaacacaagatgtaataaaaacacataattaaactATTATTGAGAATAGAGAAAAAACCTTCAATCTTCAAATcttgaacaagaagaaaaataaaagcctcctctcttctctctctatcCCCCTATATGTATCTCTCATAAAAACTAATTGATATCTCTAGAATAAAACTATTTAAATGCTTTTCTCCACATTTTTTGGGCTGTTCCAGTTGGgttttggatattggaccatctctgaattaaagaaaattttctaagcttCGCGCTGTAAGATCGTCAAAATCTGATGTACagaactccagatatggcccaCACAACGAAATATTAGGTGTggcccaataaatccgaattgtGGCcaaataaatccgaatttccatcCAAATTTAAGTCCAATTAAGCTTATTTCTTCaaatccttccaactttaggaattcaTTGCACTctacaataaaaaattaaaatctattaaatacatatccaaatcaatgcaaaatacaattaaatatgagaataaaatcatctaaaatatatatataatatactcttATCATGCACACTAGACTTCCAAGCAGGGACTTATATGagttattttattgtatttgtgGATGGAAAATGAAGGAGATTATCAAGATGAACTCAAAACTCCAACTGAAACCTTAGCTTCAAAGTCGAAAAAGCGAAAGCAAATGGAATCTAGAGCTCGAATATGGGATCACTATATTAAATTTGCAAGTGAGGATAGCAAAATGAAAGCAAAGTGCAAGTATTGTGGTAAGGAGTTAAGTGCAAATTCTTCAAGTAATGGTACTAGTAGTTTGCATAATCATTTGAAAACTTGCAATTTATATAGTGTTCAAGGTTATCAATCTGaattagtttttcaaaataatagagATAGTGGTCTCACAACATTGACTagttttacttttgacaagGATTTGTGTAGAGAGAAGTATATTAAGATGATTGTTATTGATGAATTACCATTTAAGTTTGGGGAGGGTTACGGGTTTAGAGAATTTAAGGCTACCGTGCAACTAATGTTTCAAATCCCATCGAGATGGACCGTTGCACGTGGATCTTATGGAATGTATGCTCTTAGGAGAAATGATTTAAATGTCTgattacttcaaaaaaaaacacaacattTTTGATAACTACGAACACATGGACTTCTaatcaaagaattaattatatgtgtttAACCGCACATTTTATTGACAAAGATTGGAAGTTGAATAAAAGAATACTAAACTTTTTTCCGATTACTAGTCATAAAGGTAAACCAATTGCATTAGCTATTGAGGAGTGTTTGGTGGAGTGGGTAATTACGAGGGTGTTATCTATCACGGTTGATAATGCTAGTTCTAATGATGTTGTATTGGAGAGATTAAAAGGTAGAATTGGTAATTGGGATTCTAGTGTTTTGGATGGAGAGAATTTACATTTACGGTGTGTTGATCATTTAAATTTAGTTGTTAAAGATGGGTATAGGGTAAGAAATGCCGTTAAATATATAAGACATTCACCCTCTAGAGAGATGGTGTTTATGGAATGTGAAAAATATGAGAGAGTTGAGGTAAAAAGATTTTGGTTCTTGACGTGGATACTAGATGGAATTCAACATATGAGATGTTAGATGTGGCGGAGAAATATGGAAGGGCATTTGATAGGTATGATACACAGGATCCTAGATACAAAAAACATCTCAAGTTGAATAACATCGATGGAAGGCCTACGAGTGATGATTGGAGTACCATGAGAAAGTTtgcatcatttttaaaaatattttatgttctAAGTTTGAAGATTTCAGGGACACAATATGTTACTTCTAGTATTTTCTTGCATGAGATATATGCCATTCATTCTATCTTGAGTGAATGGACATGTGGTAATAATGTTCACATGTGTGCTATTGGAAAGGAAATGTTGGATAAGTTTAATAAATATTGGGGAGGTCCAAGAGGAATGAataatcttttgtttatttcagTTGTACTTGATCCAAGGCACAAGTTACAATTTGTGTTGTATATGTTAAAAGCCATGTATGGAATTGAAGTTTCGGGCTTGATGGGAAAATCATTAGAAGAAGCAATACATAAGATGTTCAATGAATACAAATCAAGGATTGCATCAAATAAAAGAATGAATGAGGGTAGAGAGAAAAGAAGTGAAGATGGTGGAATGATCTCAAGTGATGGTAGTGCATCGGATTTGGAAGAATATTTGGGTGAAAAACCAAAAATATGGTATTAGAGCTATAAGGTTCGACACAAGTTACAAGATCAACTCTGCGTTACCCCTAGTATTCTCTCAATATGATACGAACACGAAGGAATTAATAGGAATTAATTATCCAATAGATGAGTGTCGTGATCCACTCTTAATTCTAAAAAATGGGATCTCGATCGAGTTCCTGGAGCGGCGAAATATATAACAAGATCctttaatatcttaaaattttagatggaTTGGTTCACAACACGCGAGCCTCAGTGTTATTTTATAACCAGAACAAATTTACAACTTCGAACTATGCCCCTCGAATTCTGAAATCTGATTCTACTGGTTTTAATCCAAGTTAACTTGGAACTGTTTACAATAAAACataatagtattgtctctaggacaccaatacaaatagtaagaaaataaagatgatgAAGAGAAAAAAGGAGGAAGGAAAGAAGGAATCAAGCACAAACGCTTATGTCAGGCACCGAAACAAAGTCATCTGAAATGAGGCAATTGTTAATTAACGACAAAACGAAATCGCCATATACGACAGAAAAAAATCAACTATGGCACTCCCTCGATAGAAACACAATAATTTAAACATATGATTTAAAAAGCCTTTAACacaatttgtaatataaaacctTATGTATCTAGTTATAAACGAATCATAATTTGATCGTCTAAGCTATATTTATCAAGATCTTTATATATTCTTACATGAAATGGCATGAGCTTAGCACAACTATTCGAATTACAGTATTTTCTTACACCAGATAAGCTCTACCTTCACATTCTTACGTGAATCCACACATGTCCCCCCAATCAAACAAATCCTTTTCTACACAACATGATTGTTCCTCAGCCAAAAGAATAGCACATTTGGTCTGGCTTTTTTGGTCAGCAATGCATATTGTATAGTTATATTGTTTGCAGGCATTACCAGTCAGTTtgcgttcacttggatagaATGTAATAAGAGGAGAAtgcaatgaaaaattataagaaaatttaaaggAGAATTAAGAATATACGAGACAACTAGGAGTGAGCATGAATGAGTCTAGAACGTCTATGATAAAAATTGTTAGAAAGATAGTGAAGATTCTTTGAAACATGTAggttatatttctaatttaaatattatagaatggaaTGATGAAAGAAATGAAGTTATAAACGTTTTTTTCAACCTCCCCCAAAATTAAGTactaatttcattatattctcTTATCATTTATTCCATCCAAGTTAATGTAGTGTTGAAACATAGTACAAGATCTATTTGGACCTTGCTTTAACACCTTAAGATTATAGAGGAGtgatttaatatggtaatagagAGCCCAGGTTCGCCAGAGGTCACAAGTTCAGTTCTACGTTACCTCCAATATTTTCACAATATGATAAAGGAATAAATTGCCcaaaagaaagatgggtatcATGATCCActatttcattcaaaaaaaatgGAATTTCGAGTTAGGGGGAGCGTCGAAATGTATCATAAGATCCATTTTCGACATTTCTCTAGCATcttaagattttatatagacTAACACGTAGCCTCGCTGTTATTTTATAACGAGAACAAAATTACAACTCGGAAACTATGCCCTGGCCTCGAATTCTAAAATCTAATCCTACTGGTTTCCAATTGCATAAGATCCATTTGGAACTTCCTCTAACATTTTAAAGTTTTAGATGGACTGTTTATCAGCACCTAGCCTCACTGTTATTTTATGACAAGAACAAAATTACAACCAGAAACTAAGCGCCCAAATTCTGAAAtctaattctaatttttctCATAATAGCAGTAGAAAAGTAATCTAAGATAAAGTAGCTAAGGGCATTTGCTGGTCAGAGTCatgtattaattaataaaatgcaGAAACTCTTTGATTAAACATCTCACCCATGAAAAAACTTTCAGATTATTGATTGAAAAAGTAATTGCCAAAATTTCAGAACGTTTGCACCGTCATTCAACATGGTTACCAAAGCTGGATTAACAAATAACATTAGTTTTGCACAGTAACACTTGGTGATCAACAACATCACCAAGTTTCCAAAACTTGATTATAACTAACGTTAGTTGTTTCCCGCAGTTCCCTAGTTCGCTGATCAAGATCTACAAAGAGAACACAAATAAGAATACATCAGCAGAACTTCACACAAATAATTGCAGAATTCAAAGTTTCTGAATAATCTAAATGACATGCATCttaaatctttataatttacaaatatacagATTAAGCTCGAATTTTTCCTGCACATATTTAAGATtgatttccaaaaatatgaagAGAGTTTTGCACTTATGGAAC
This region includes:
- the LOC108207379 gene encoding zinc finger BED domain-containing protein RICESLEEPER 2-like; protein product: MENEGDYQDELKTPTETLASKSKKRKQMESRARIWDHYIKFASEDSKMKAKCKYCGKELSANSSSNGTSSLHNHLKTCNLYSVQGYQSELVFQNNRDSGLTTLTSFTFDKDLCREKYIKMIVIDELPFKFGEGYGFREFKATVQLMFQIPSRWTVARGSYGIHKGKPIALAIEECLVEWVITRVLSITVDNASSNDVVLERLKGRIGNWDSSVLDGENLHLRCVDHLNLVVKDGWNSTYEMLDVAEKYGRAFDRYDTQDPRYKKHLKLNNIDGRPTSDDWSTMRKFASFLKIFYVLSLKISGTQYVTSSIFLHEIYAIHSILSEWTCGNNVHMCAIGKEMLDKFNKYWGGPRGMNNLLFISVVLDPRHKLQFVLYMLKAMYGIEVSGLMGKSLEEAIHKMFNEYKSRIASNKRMNEGREKRSEDGGMISSDGSASDLEEYLGEKPKIWY